TGACGGTCGACGTACAACCCCGCATGACTAGTCTGACGGACGTCTACGAGGGGCGAACGGCCGCGAACTCCCGGCGACGGTCGCTCGGGACGGCACTGTTCGTCCTCGGCGCGTGGCTCGTCGTGGCCGGAATCGTCGTAGCGACGACCAGCCTCGCCGAGTCGCTCGGCCTCGGGATGTTCGGTTCCCGGAAAGTCGCCGGGACGCTCGCTGGTCTGGGAGTCCCGGCGGCACTGCTCGGCGCGTTCGCAGTCATGCCGGCCGGCCGGGCGACCCGAGCCGCGGCGGTCGTCGGCGCGAGCGTCGCGGTCTTCGGCGTCGCGCTGTTCTGGCACGCCTACCCCTACGAGTGGATCGGCGCGACCGGTGCGGGCCCCGGACTGACGCTCGCGACGACGGTCGTCTACTTCCTCGGGACGATCACGACCGCGTGGTGTCTGTTCGTCGGCGTCGCGACGTTCCAGACCCGCAAGGATCCCGGCGGGAGCGCCCGGATGGAAGTCACCGAACAGGGCCGGATCCGACTCGTCGAGGAGGCCGCATCGACGCGCGGCCTCGGCGGTATCGGCTTTTTCGGGTCGGATCCTGACGGCGAGGTCGAGACTCAGACCAATCGCGATTCGTCCGCGTCCGGCCACTCCCACCGGGCCGACCAGTCCGCGGCCCGCTCACAACCGGCCAGCGACGGCGGCGCGGCGGCCGCGACGCCCGCCGCCTCGGAGTCCGACGACGACGCCTTTCTCGACGCAGTGACCGTCCGCGGGCAACCCGATCAGTACTGTGGC
The Halapricum salinum genome window above contains:
- a CDS encoding DUF7139 domain-containing protein; this encodes MTSLTDVYEGRTAANSRRRSLGTALFVLGAWLVVAGIVVATTSLAESLGLGMFGSRKVAGTLAGLGVPAALLGAFAVMPAGRATRAAAVVGASVAVFGVALFWHAYPYEWIGATGAGPGLTLATTVVYFLGTITTAWCLFVGVATFQTRKDPGGSARMEVTEQGRIRLVEEAASTRGLGGIGFFGSDPDGEVETQTNRDSSASGHSHRADQSAARSQPASDGGAAAATPAASESDDDAFLDAVTVRGQPDQYCGNCEHFSYVRTDEGIAPYCGLDQQYMDDMDACEDWRSNV